A genomic region of Micromonospora sp. NBC_01796 contains the following coding sequences:
- a CDS encoding LacI family DNA-binding transcriptional regulator, with product MKRPTIADIARQAGVSKGAVSYALNGQPGVSETTRQRIIAIAREIGFNPNSAARALSGATANAVGLALRRPARTLGIEPFFMELISGVEAELSARSYALTLQIVADPETEIAVYRRWWGERRIDGVFLCDLRVDDQRVPALEELGLPTVVIGGPGHTGRLASVWSDDAAALVETVEYLYALGHRRITRIGGLPGLLHTEIRTEAFTEVSRRLGLDRTRTVASDYTGEEGARVTRRLLSSAERPTALVYDNDVMAIAGLSVAQEMGLSVPTDLSIVAWDDSPLCRLVHPALTALSRDIPAYGANAARQLLAAIAGEPIDGFQDETAHLTPRGSTAPPRTA from the coding sequence GTGAAGCGGCCCACCATCGCGGACATCGCCCGCCAGGCCGGAGTCTCGAAGGGGGCGGTCTCCTACGCCCTCAACGGCCAGCCCGGCGTCTCGGAGACCACCCGGCAGCGCATCATCGCCATCGCCCGCGAGATCGGCTTCAACCCGAACAGCGCCGCCCGCGCCCTGTCCGGCGCCACCGCCAACGCGGTCGGGCTGGCCCTGCGCCGACCGGCCCGTACCCTCGGCATCGAGCCGTTCTTCATGGAGCTGATCAGTGGCGTCGAGGCCGAACTCTCCGCCCGGTCGTACGCGCTGACCCTCCAGATCGTCGCCGACCCGGAAACCGAGATCGCCGTCTACCGGCGGTGGTGGGGCGAGCGCCGGATCGACGGCGTTTTCCTCTGTGACCTGCGGGTCGACGACCAGCGGGTGCCGGCACTGGAGGAGTTGGGACTGCCGACCGTGGTGATCGGCGGCCCCGGACACACGGGCAGGCTCGCCAGCGTCTGGTCCGACGACGCGGCGGCCCTGGTCGAGACGGTCGAATACCTGTACGCCCTCGGCCACCGCCGGATCACCCGGATCGGCGGCCTGCCCGGCCTGCTGCACACGGAGATCCGTACCGAGGCGTTCACCGAGGTCAGCCGGCGACTCGGGCTGGACCGGACCCGCACGGTCGCTTCGGACTACACCGGCGAGGAGGGTGCCCGGGTCACCCGCCGGCTGCTCAGTTCCGCCGAACGGCCGACCGCCCTGGTCTACGACAACGACGTGATGGCGATCGCAGGGCTGTCGGTGGCCCAGGAGATGGGTCTGTCCGTACCCACCGACCTCTCCATCGTCGCCTGGGACGACTCACCCCTGTGCCGGCTCGTGCACCCGGCGCTGACCGCGCTCAGCCGGGACATCCCCGCGTACGGGGCCAACGCCGCCCGGCAACTCCTCGCCGCCATCGCCGGGGAGCCCATCGACGGCTTCCAGGACGAGACCGCCCACCTGACCCCCCGGGGCAGCACCGCACCGCCCCGCACCGCCTGA
- the glyA gene encoding serine hydroxymethyltransferase produces the protein MHVPPIPALTAADPQLAALIESEAQRQHDKLRMIASENYVSTAVLEASGTVLTNKYSEGYAGKRYYEGQQFIDPIETLAIERARALFGVDHANVQPYSGSPANLAVYLAFLSPGDKVMGMALPMGGHLTHGWSVSATGKWFTPVRYQVSRETGRIDLDEVRDIALRERPKVIFCGGTAVPRTIDFPGFAAIAREVGAILVADIAHIAGLIAGGAHPSPVGHADVITTTTHKTLRGPRGAMIMTTAEYASAIDKAVFPGLQGGPHNHTTAAIAVALKEASTEDFRAYAHQVVANAQALAAALVERGFELSSGGTDNHLILADLTSKGIAGKPAAQALDRAGIELNYNTVPYDTRKPFDPSGIRLGAAALTTRGLTEQQMPQVATWMDEAVTAALKDDEGALDRIAGEVSDLLAAYPMPGYTTA, from the coding sequence GTGCACGTACCACCGATTCCCGCCCTGACCGCCGCCGACCCGCAGTTGGCCGCCCTGATCGAGTCCGAGGCGCAGCGCCAGCACGACAAGCTGCGGATGATCGCCTCGGAGAACTACGTGTCCACCGCCGTACTCGAGGCCAGCGGGACCGTGCTGACCAACAAGTACTCCGAGGGGTACGCCGGCAAGCGGTACTACGAGGGCCAGCAGTTCATCGACCCGATCGAGACGCTGGCCATCGAGCGGGCCCGCGCCCTGTTCGGCGTCGACCACGCCAACGTCCAGCCGTACTCCGGGTCCCCGGCGAACCTCGCCGTCTACCTGGCGTTCCTGTCCCCCGGTGACAAGGTGATGGGGATGGCCCTGCCGATGGGCGGGCACCTCACCCACGGGTGGTCGGTCTCGGCCACCGGCAAGTGGTTCACCCCGGTCCGTTACCAGGTCTCCCGCGAGACCGGCCGGATCGACCTGGACGAGGTACGCGACATCGCCCTGCGCGAGCGCCCCAAGGTGATCTTCTGTGGTGGCACCGCGGTTCCCCGGACCATCGACTTCCCCGGCTTCGCCGCGATCGCCCGCGAGGTCGGCGCGATCCTGGTCGCCGACATCGCGCACATCGCCGGCCTGATCGCGGGCGGGGCGCACCCGTCACCGGTCGGCCACGCCGACGTCATCACCACGACCACGCACAAGACCCTGCGCGGCCCCCGTGGCGCCATGATCATGACGACCGCCGAGTACGCCAGCGCGATCGACAAGGCGGTCTTCCCCGGCCTGCAGGGCGGCCCGCACAACCACACCACCGCCGCCATCGCGGTGGCACTCAAGGAGGCCTCGACCGAGGACTTCCGGGCGTACGCCCACCAGGTGGTCGCCAACGCGCAGGCGCTCGCCGCCGCACTGGTCGAGCGGGGCTTCGAACTCTCCTCCGGTGGCACCGACAACCACCTGATCCTGGCCGACCTGACCAGCAAGGGGATCGCCGGCAAGCCGGCCGCGCAGGCGCTGGACCGGGCCGGCATCGAGCTGAACTACAACACGGTGCCGTACGACACCCGCAAGCCGTTCGACCCGTCCGGGATCCGGCTCGGTGCGGCGGCGCTCACCACCCGTGGCCTGACCGAGCAGCAGATGCCGCAGGTGGCGACGTGGATGGACGAGGCGGTCACCGCCGCGCTCAAGGACGACGAGGGCGCCCTGGACCGGATCGCCGGCGAGGTGAGCGACCTGCTGGCCGCGTACCCGATGCCCGGTTACACGACCGCCTGA
- a CDS encoding acyl-CoA dehydrogenase family protein, producing MSDDAGRQVLAAVRDLAPGISGRAAETEEGRRLPADLLADLVAAGCFRMFVPRSHGGYDLDPLAGIAVLEELARADPATGWTVMLGSEAPHLLALLDREQFDKVYANGPDVIVAGGFNPQGRAQVVDGGYEVDGRWAFASGCEHADWIFGNCVVVENGVPRPGPGEGMPETRAMLFPAGEVQVVDTWRVLGLRGTGSHDITLTSAFCPDAYTFDIFTGKPSVPEANLVAPLVQFVLHLGAVAVGTAQGALDEVTKLALGKQRLYARTSLADSAVFQLHLGRAETSVRAARALLRDLATEFVAAAAADPGAVAGFSPAASAALSWVTEVTSAAVDMCYRSGGGGVARDSAPLQRRFRDIHTFSQHAAAAEGFLATYGSALLGRPVGIGY from the coding sequence ATGAGCGACGACGCGGGCCGGCAGGTCCTCGCGGCGGTCCGGGACCTGGCACCCGGGATCAGCGGTCGGGCCGCCGAGACCGAGGAGGGTCGCCGGCTGCCGGCCGACCTGCTGGCCGACCTGGTCGCCGCCGGCTGCTTCCGGATGTTCGTCCCGCGCAGCCACGGCGGGTACGACCTCGACCCGCTAGCCGGCATCGCGGTGCTGGAGGAACTGGCCCGCGCCGACCCGGCCACCGGGTGGACCGTGATGCTCGGCAGCGAGGCCCCGCACCTGCTCGCCCTGCTCGACCGGGAACAGTTCGACAAGGTCTACGCCAACGGCCCGGACGTGATCGTGGCCGGTGGTTTCAACCCGCAGGGACGGGCGCAGGTCGTCGACGGTGGTTACGAGGTCGACGGCCGGTGGGCGTTCGCCAGCGGATGCGAACACGCGGACTGGATCTTCGGCAACTGCGTGGTGGTGGAGAACGGCGTACCGAGGCCGGGGCCGGGCGAGGGAATGCCGGAGACCCGGGCGATGCTCTTCCCGGCCGGCGAGGTGCAGGTCGTCGACACCTGGCGGGTGCTCGGACTGCGCGGGACCGGCAGCCACGACATCACCCTCACCTCGGCGTTCTGCCCGGACGCGTACACCTTCGACATCTTCACCGGGAAGCCGTCCGTACCGGAGGCGAACCTGGTGGCGCCGCTGGTGCAGTTCGTCCTGCACCTCGGGGCGGTCGCGGTCGGGACCGCACAGGGCGCACTGGACGAGGTGACCAAACTGGCGCTGGGCAAGCAGCGCCTCTACGCCCGTACGTCCCTGGCCGACTCGGCGGTGTTCCAACTGCACCTCGGCCGGGCCGAGACGTCCGTACGGGCGGCCAGGGCGCTCCTGCGTGACCTGGCCACCGAGTTCGTCGCCGCTGCCGCCGCCGATCCCGGTGCGGTGGCCGGCTTCAGTCCGGCCGCCTCGGCGGCCCTGTCCTGGGTCACCGAGGTGACCTCGGCGGCGGTGGACATGTGCTACCGCTCCGGCGGGGGCGGGGTGGCGCGGGACTCCGCCCCGCTCCAACGCCGGTTCCGTGACATCCACACGTTCAGCCAGCACGCCGCCGCCGCGGAGGGCTTCCTCGCCACCTACGGCAGCGCCCTGCTCGGCCGCCCCGTCGGCATCGGCTACTGA